Proteins found in one Bradysia coprophila strain Holo2 chromosome X unlocalized genomic scaffold, BU_Bcop_v1 contig_35, whole genome shotgun sequence genomic segment:
- the LOC119069557 gene encoding ferrochelatase, mitochondrial — MNYSKLMSFIGNVPHTGRCLWSRNFSISTQAKPKTGILMLNMGGPQTTDQVHDYLLRIMTDRDMIQLPFQSKLGPWIAQRRTEEVQKKYKEIGGGSPILKWTNLQGDLLCKELDKLSPNTAPHKHYVGFRYVNPLTEDTLQQIEKDSPERVVIFSQYPQYSCATSGSSFNSIYQHYRKRDFPKNIKWSIIDRWATHPLLVKTFAERIKDELKKFPEDIRNEVIILFSAHSLPLKAVNRGDAYPSEVGASVQLVMNELKHCNPYSLAWQSKVGPLPWLEPFTDDALKGYVKQGQKNFILVPIAFVNEHIETLHELDIEYCDELAKEIGAERIGRAAAPNDHPIFINALSDIVINHLNSSVTVNPKFLMRCPHCVNPRCLESKKWYTKFCA, encoded by the exons TCCACCCAAGCTAAACCGAAAACCggaattttaatgttaaataTGGGCGGCCCACAAACTACAGATCAGGTGCACGATTATCTGCTGAGAATAATGACCGATCGGGATATGATTCAGTTGCCGTTCCAAAG CAAATTGGGACCATGGATTGCTCAACGTCGTACGGAAGAAGTTCAAAAGAAGTACAAGGAAATCGGTGGCGGATCACCAATATTGAAATGGACGAATCTACAGGGTGATTTGCTATGCAAGGAACTGGATAAATTATCTCCGAATACAGCACCGCACAAACATTATGTTGGCTTTCGTTATGTCAATCCGCTGACCGAGGACACAttacaacaaattgaaaaagactCACCGGAACGAGTCGTAATCTTTTCACAATATCCCCAATATAGTTGTGCCACGTCTGGGTCCAGCTTCAATTCGATTTACCAACACTACAGGAAGCG cgattttcccaaaaacatCAAATGGAGCATTATTGATCGCTGGGCCACGCATCCGTTGCTGGTGAAAACTTTCGCTGAGCGTATCAAAGACGAATTGAAGAAATTCCCGGAGGACATTCGCAACGAAGttatcattttgttttcgGCCCATTCGCTTCCGCTGAAG gCTGTAAACAGAGGAGACGCTTATCCATCGGAAGTTGGTGCTTCCGTTCAGTTAGTaatgaatgaattgaaacATTGCAATCCATATAGCTTGGCGTGGCAATCGAAAGTCGGTCCATTACCATGGCTCGAACCATTTACCGATGATGCCCTGAAG GGCTATGTGAAACAAGgtcagaaaaattttatactCGTACCGATAGCGTTCGTGAACGAGCACATTGAAACGTTGCATGAACTTGACATTGAATACTGTGATGAATTAGCCAAAGAG ATTGGCGCTGAACGGATTGGTAGAGCAGCCGCACCGAATGATCATCCAATATTTATAAACGCTTTATCCGATATCGTAATCAATCATTTGAATAGTTCGGTCACCGTCAATCCTAAATTCTTAATGCGATGTCCGCACTGTGTGAATCCACGGTGTTTAGAGAGTAAGAAATGGTACACGAAATTTTGTGCTTAG
- the LOC119069558 gene encoding DNA repair protein XRCC3-like isoform X2, whose translation MNVSIECLSQLLPGHLVRRLREANCTGTTYSVLATTDEKFKELNFTTLEVLEIRNAVSQFVMPRHQPLTSAECIAIGKWKRITSGCRAIDRILGNGISTVGITEICGEAGSGKSQLCLQLAVTVQLPEYLGGLGRGAVYISTESSVPVSRTFDIAQHFKKQHGGQVDHINFSDNIFIKEVLTENFPLNYSDPINSKCLGSTELLECVNHGLPILMNRSRVGLLIIDSIGAVFRIASNYIARAEQMRDLCEALLKLSEKHRCAVVCVNQMSAVINSKTSASPENQNVPCLGLLWANLVTTRLQIHHNSRTLDENSQSTLQPVRKIRVMFAPDLRQDSAEFIITSNGVNDIK comes from the exons ATGAACGTTTCCATTGAATGCTTGTCACAATTGTTACCGGGACATCTGGTGAGACGTCTTCGGGAAG CAAATTGCACTGGCACGACGTATTCGGTTCTTGCGACTAcagatgaaaaattcaaagaacttAATTTTACGACATTGGAAGTGCTGGAAATACGAAATGCTGTTTCACAATTTGTAATGCCCCGTCATCAACCATTAACGA GTGCAGAGTGCATAGCGATTGGAAAGTGGAAACGGATTACAAGTGGCTGCAGGGCTATCGATAGAATACTTGGCAACGGTATATCGACTGTTGGAATAACTGAAATATGCGGAGAGGCTGGTAGTGGAAAGTCCCAGCTATGTTTGCAATTGGCTGTAACGGTTCAACTTCCCGAATATCTAGGTGGACTGGGACGAG GTGCGGTTTATATCAGTACGGAATCTTCAGTGCCGGTATCAAGGACCTTCGATATTGCTCAACATTTCAAGAAGCAGCACGGTGGTCAGGTGGATCACATCAATTTCAGCgacaacattttcatcaagGAAGTGCTCACTGAG AATTTTCCCTTGAATTACAGTGATCCGATCAATTCGAAGTGTCTTGGATCG ACGGAGCTACTCGAATGTGTAAATCATGGTCTACCAATTCTGATGAACCGTAGTCGCGTTGGCCTATTAATAATTGATTCGATTGGCGCAGTATTTCGGATCGCAAGTAATTATATCGCAAGAGCTGAACAAATGAGAGACTTGTGTGAGGCTCTACTCAAACTGTCCGAAAAACATCGTTGTGCTGTGGTATGCGTTAATCAG ATGTCGGCTGTCATCAATAGTAAAACGTCCGCATCACCCGAAAATCAGAACGTTCCATGTCTCGGTTTATTGTGGGCAAATTTGGTCACCACACGACTGCAAATTCATCACAACAGTAGGACGTTGGATGAAAATTCACAATCAACATTACAGCCGGTTCGGAAGATTAGAGTGATGTTCGCACCCGATCTGAGACAAGACTCGGCAGAATTCATAATTACATCGAACGGAGTTAATGATATCAAGTAA
- the LOC119069558 gene encoding DNA repair protein XRCC3-like isoform X1: MNVSIECLSQLLPGHLVRRLREANCTGTTYSVLATTDEKFKELNFTTLEVLEIRNAVSQFVMPRHQPLTSAECIAIGKWKRITSGCRAIDRILGNGISTVGITEICGEAGSGKSQLCLQLAVTVQLPEYLGGLGRGAVYISTESSVPVSRTFDIAQHFKKQHGGQVDHINFSDNIFIKEVLTENFPLNYSDPINSKCLGSNDLSQTELLECVNHGLPILMNRSRVGLLIIDSIGAVFRIASNYIARAEQMRDLCEALLKLSEKHRCAVVCVNQMSAVINSKTSASPENQNVPCLGLLWANLVTTRLQIHHNSRTLDENSQSTLQPVRKIRVMFAPDLRQDSAEFIITSNGVNDIK; encoded by the exons ATGAACGTTTCCATTGAATGCTTGTCACAATTGTTACCGGGACATCTGGTGAGACGTCTTCGGGAAG CAAATTGCACTGGCACGACGTATTCGGTTCTTGCGACTAcagatgaaaaattcaaagaacttAATTTTACGACATTGGAAGTGCTGGAAATACGAAATGCTGTTTCACAATTTGTAATGCCCCGTCATCAACCATTAACGA GTGCAGAGTGCATAGCGATTGGAAAGTGGAAACGGATTACAAGTGGCTGCAGGGCTATCGATAGAATACTTGGCAACGGTATATCGACTGTTGGAATAACTGAAATATGCGGAGAGGCTGGTAGTGGAAAGTCCCAGCTATGTTTGCAATTGGCTGTAACGGTTCAACTTCCCGAATATCTAGGTGGACTGGGACGAG GTGCGGTTTATATCAGTACGGAATCTTCAGTGCCGGTATCAAGGACCTTCGATATTGCTCAACATTTCAAGAAGCAGCACGGTGGTCAGGTGGATCACATCAATTTCAGCgacaacattttcatcaagGAAGTGCTCACTGAG AATTTTCCCTTGAATTACAGTGATCCGATCAATTCGAAGTGTCTTGGATCG AATGATCTTTCGCAGACGGAGCTACTCGAATGTGTAAATCATGGTCTACCAATTCTGATGAACCGTAGTCGCGTTGGCCTATTAATAATTGATTCGATTGGCGCAGTATTTCGGATCGCAAGTAATTATATCGCAAGAGCTGAACAAATGAGAGACTTGTGTGAGGCTCTACTCAAACTGTCCGAAAAACATCGTTGTGCTGTGGTATGCGTTAATCAG ATGTCGGCTGTCATCAATAGTAAAACGTCCGCATCACCCGAAAATCAGAACGTTCCATGTCTCGGTTTATTGTGGGCAAATTTGGTCACCACACGACTGCAAATTCATCACAACAGTAGGACGTTGGATGAAAATTCACAATCAACATTACAGCCGGTTCGGAAGATTAGAGTGATGTTCGCACCCGATCTGAGACAAGACTCGGCAGAATTCATAATTACATCGAACGGAGTTAATGATATCAAGTAA
- the LOC119069558 gene encoding DNA repair protein XRCC3-like isoform X3 — protein sequence MNVSIECLSQLLPGHLVRRLREANCTGTTYSVLATTDEKFKELNFTTLEVLEIRNAVSQFVMPRHQPLTSAECIAIGKWKRITSGCRAIDRILGNGISTVGITEICGEAGSGKSQLCLQLAVTVQLPEYLGGLGRGAVYISTESSVPVSRTFDIAQHFKKQHGGQVDHINFSDNIFIKEVLTETELLECVNHGLPILMNRSRVGLLIIDSIGAVFRIASNYIARAEQMRDLCEALLKLSEKHRCAVVCVNQMSAVINSKTSASPENQNVPCLGLLWANLVTTRLQIHHNSRTLDENSQSTLQPVRKIRVMFAPDLRQDSAEFIITSNGVNDIK from the exons ATGAACGTTTCCATTGAATGCTTGTCACAATTGTTACCGGGACATCTGGTGAGACGTCTTCGGGAAG CAAATTGCACTGGCACGACGTATTCGGTTCTTGCGACTAcagatgaaaaattcaaagaacttAATTTTACGACATTGGAAGTGCTGGAAATACGAAATGCTGTTTCACAATTTGTAATGCCCCGTCATCAACCATTAACGA GTGCAGAGTGCATAGCGATTGGAAAGTGGAAACGGATTACAAGTGGCTGCAGGGCTATCGATAGAATACTTGGCAACGGTATATCGACTGTTGGAATAACTGAAATATGCGGAGAGGCTGGTAGTGGAAAGTCCCAGCTATGTTTGCAATTGGCTGTAACGGTTCAACTTCCCGAATATCTAGGTGGACTGGGACGAG GTGCGGTTTATATCAGTACGGAATCTTCAGTGCCGGTATCAAGGACCTTCGATATTGCTCAACATTTCAAGAAGCAGCACGGTGGTCAGGTGGATCACATCAATTTCAGCgacaacattttcatcaagGAAGTGCTCACTGAG ACGGAGCTACTCGAATGTGTAAATCATGGTCTACCAATTCTGATGAACCGTAGTCGCGTTGGCCTATTAATAATTGATTCGATTGGCGCAGTATTTCGGATCGCAAGTAATTATATCGCAAGAGCTGAACAAATGAGAGACTTGTGTGAGGCTCTACTCAAACTGTCCGAAAAACATCGTTGTGCTGTGGTATGCGTTAATCAG ATGTCGGCTGTCATCAATAGTAAAACGTCCGCATCACCCGAAAATCAGAACGTTCCATGTCTCGGTTTATTGTGGGCAAATTTGGTCACCACACGACTGCAAATTCATCACAACAGTAGGACGTTGGATGAAAATTCACAATCAACATTACAGCCGGTTCGGAAGATTAGAGTGATGTTCGCACCCGATCTGAGACAAGACTCGGCAGAATTCATAATTACATCGAACGGAGTTAATGATATCAAGTAA